The Stigmatella ashevillena genomic sequence CGTGGGGGCAAGGCCCTCTGTCCTCACCTTGAACGATGGTTCCCCGGATGCACGCCTTGCGCCCCTGGAAGCCCTCGCGCGGGCGTATCGCAGGGCCCTGCTTCGGCTCTCACGCAAGGGCCTCGGTTATGGAGACGCACGAGGCGACGGGGTGCTGCGGGAAGTCCTCTCCTCGTTCCTGAACCAAGCTCGAGGGCTCTCAAGCCGGCCGGAGCAGCTTGTCATCACCCGAGGCAGCCAGATGGCGCTGCTGCTCGCGGGCAAGGCGCTCGTCCGCCCGGGCGAGGTCGTCGCCGTGGAGTCCCCCGGCTACACGCCTGCCTGGGATGCGTTCCGGTTCGTGGGCGCGGAGCTGTGCCCTGTCTCCGTGGATCATGAGGGATTGAGGATCGACGCGCTGGAGCGGGTGCTCGCGCGTGGGCGGGTTCGTGCAGTCTACACGACGCCCCACCACCAGTACCCCACGACCGTCTCGCTCTCCGCGGCGCGGCGCTTGGCGCTCCTGTCTCTCGCGGCGAAGCACGGCTTCACCATCATCGAGGACGATTACGACTACGAGTACTACTACGCGTCGCGTCCGCTCCTGCCCATGGCGAGCACCGACGAACTCCGGAGCGTGGTGTACATCGGCTCGCTCTCGAAGCTGCTCGCGCCGGGCATCCGTGTCGGATACCTCGTGGCGAACGAGCAGCTCCTCGAAAAGGCGGTGGAGGCGCGGGCGACGGTGGACCGGCAGGGGGAGCCCGCCCTGGAGCGCGCCGTCGCGGAGCTTCTTGAGGACGGCGAGCTTCAACGGCACGCGCGCAAGGCACGCCGGGTGTACGAGGGGCGCCGGGATCACCTGGTGTCACGCCTGCGGGCTCATCGGCACCTGCGGGAGATGCTCGAGTTCGATGTGCCCTCGGGAGGACTGGCCCTCTGGCTGAGGGCCCGGGAAGGGGTGGACGTAGAGGCGTGGAGCCGCCGCGCCGCCGAGAAGGGACTCCTCTTCATGCCCGGCAGTGCACATGGAACGGAGCGGCTGGCGCGACAGGGCTTTCGCGCGGGATACGCCGCGCTGGAGCCACGGGAGCTGGATGCCGCGGTCACGCTCCTCGGCAAGAGTGCGTAGTGGGCACGGCAGGGGCGTCGGTTTTCCTTCAGTTCAGGTCTGGCATGTCAGCGGTGGGGATTGGCATATCAGACAAGAGGACTGACACGTTGGGCCCAGGATAAGCTTGATGTCTGGCGTGGGCTGCGCAAAGCAGCGCCCTCCCAGAGAGCCGCCGACCACGGTGGATGCACAGCGCATGCGTGGTTGCCTCGTGGGCGCCAGCCCCTGGAGTTCCTTCAGGGGTTTGGCTTTTGCCCCCACCCCCATCCTCATCGCGGGCCAGTTGTGGTCGACACGTCCCCCTGCGAACACATCGTGCTGAATGCCGCAATGTGTCACATCGCAGAGCAGTTTTCTTTGGCCGCAGCGCCGCTGCGGGAATGAGCGCACAGGGTTAATTTTCTCTGAAAGAGACGGTTTCGCTTGAATTCCTTCGTTGTATGGCTCTTAATGAAGAACATGGGTGCTTCGCGCTTGAAGCGGACGCAGCGCAGGCACCCCAAAGCCCGATAACCCCAGGAGGATGTGCCCATTTCCACAAGGCGGTAAACTTCTTCGCCCGAAAATGACAACGTTCCGATTGGCGCTATCCCTCTTGTGGCGGCAGGGGGAAGCACCAAGCGGGCCGTGCGCGTCTCGCGCTTGAAACGGACACAGCGCAGGCGCCCCCACATCCCGGTCACCCCAGGAGGACGCACCTATTGTCATAAAGTGGTCAGTTCTTTCCGTATGAAAATGACAACGTTTCGATTCGTGCGCCCCTCCTGCAGCCGCAGAGGGCGCGCCACGCAGGACGAAAGAGTGTCCGTCGAGAGCATGAACCAAGGGAGGGTTGGAACAATGCTGTCAAAGCTTGCAAAGACATGGCTGGTCCTAGGTCTGACACTAGGCGTCGTCTCGGTTGGGCACAGCCACGGACTGATTCAGGAGCCGCCATCGCGCAATTGGTACTGCGGAGTGGTCACGAAGCCGGATGAGGTGGGCAGGCCCGGTGAATACGCAGAATGCGCTGATGCCTTCAGCAGTGACCCCAACGGCGGTTATCAGTTCATGAGCGTGCTTACCCACGCCCAGGGACGAGCCGTGGTCACGCCTCTGCCCCCGCACGTATGCGGCTTCGGCAGCGAGACCTGGAGCGGCGGCGCCACGCCCTGGGACAAGTCCATCAACTGGCCGACGAACAACATCCGCGCCGGTCGCCAGACCATTACCTGGAACGTGACTTGGGGGCCGCACTTCGACGATACGAAGGAGTTCCGCTACTGGATGACCAAGCCTGGTTTCGTGTATCAGGTAGGCAAGCCCCTGACCTGGAACGACTTCGAAGAAGCCGCATTCTGCGTCCTCACGTACGACGACAGCAACCCCAACGGCAATCCGGACATCAGCCCGGACAAGGCCAATGGGCTCTTCCGCACCAGTTGTAACGTGCCGCAGCGGCAGGGGCGCCACATCATCTATGGCGAATGGGGGCGTAACCACTACACCTACGAGCGCTTCCACAGCTGTGTCGATGTGGTGTTCTCCGATTCCAACGGCGGCACGGCGCAAGCGAATATCAGCATGCAGCCGAACGTCACCGAATTCATCGGTGAGGGCACCCTCCGTCTGGATGGCAGTGCGTCCCAGGGAACCGGCCTGAGTTATCAATGGAGCGTCAATGCGCCGAACCCGAGCCTGTATAAGCTGGAGAACGCTGGCCAGTCCGTCGCCACCCTGTCTCTGACCGAACCTCCGGCGGCGAGCAATATTTCAATTTCCCTGCGGGTCTCCAACTCGACGAGCTCCCATACCGCCACCGTCAGCCTCAAGCATCTGCCTCGTAAGTCCAACGGCTATGTCGACCTGGGCCCGCTCACCGTTCAGGCCAGGACGCTGAATGTGGGTGACAAGGTTTCGGTACGGTCCGTGAACAGCAGCGGCCAGGACTCCTACCATCCGTCCACCCCTCTGGAGATCACCTCCGCCACCTCCGTCGCCAGTGCCTGGCCATACGCTCTGGCCGAAGCGGTCAATCAAAGCAGCGCGGCCCTGAAGATCGGTGTACTGGATTCCGCGGGAGGAGTCGTTCCTCAGCAGCACGCCACGGCAAATCGTCTCTATGCCTTGTCGGCAGCCAATATTGGCAACGCCTATCTCCAGGTGGAGAGCGGAAACGGCAACAGCACCTGCAAGGTCTCCTATACCGTCACCAATCAGTGGAACTCCGGCTTCCAGGCCGAGCTCACCATCACCAACCTGGCGGCGACCGCGATCAATGGCTGGGAGTTGAGCTGGACCCTGGGCAGCAACGAGCAGCTCACCTACGGCTGGAGCGCCGCGTTCACCTCCTCCGCCTCCAGCGTGGTCGCGTCCAACCCGGCCAGCCACTGGAACGGCGTGCTGGCAGCGAACGGCGGCACGGCTGGGATTGGCTTCGTTGGAACCAAGGGCTCCGCCCCGCCGGCCGTCCCCAGCGTGTTCATGCTCAACGGTACCCGCTGCCAGCAAGCCGCTACCGCAGTGAAGCACAAACACGTGCACTGACAACGGTTCGATTCGCCCGGTCTCTGCCCCTCTGGCGGGACAAAACAAGAACCTCATCCAGACGGAGGCATCGTCGTGACGAAGAAGCCCATAGGACGCAACAGTCTGTCCTTGATGTGCCTGAAGATTTGCATCCCGCTCTGGCTCGCTGCTTCGCAGGCCAGCGCGGCAGAGGGCGTCCCATACACGTGGAAGAACGTCGTGACCGGAGGAGGTGGAGGCTTTGTTCCGGGGATTGTCTTCAATGAGACCGAGCCGGACCTGATTTATGCGCGGACCGATATTGGCGGTGTCTACCGCTGGAATCCGGCCGACAACAGCTGGATTCCGCTCCTGGATCATGTCGGCTGGACGGACTGGGGCAAGCTGGGAGTGGACGCCCTGGCGACCGATCCTGTCGACCCCCGGCGCGTTTACATGGCCACCGGCATGTATACGAATGGGTGGGACCCGAACCTTGGCTACATCATGCGTTCGACGGACAAGGGCAACACGTGGCAGATGACGCAGCTGCCATTCTACGTCGGGGGGAACATGCCCGGCCGTTCGCTGGGCGAGCGCCTCGCCGTTGATCCGAGCAAGAACAGCATTTTGTACTTCGGGGCCCGAAGCGGCAACGGGCTGTGGAGGAGCACTGACTCCGGCGTCACCTGGAGCAAAGTGACGAGCTTCCCCAATCCAGGGACGTACGTGCAGGACCCGTCCAACAGCTATCAGAGCGACATCATGGGCATCGCCTGGGTGACGTTCGACAAGTCGACGGGGACCCCGGGCAGCGCGACGCAAACGATCTACGTCGGCGTGGCGGACACGGCGGAGAGCATCTACCGAAGCACCGACGGAGGGGCAACCTGGCAGGCCATTCCGGGCCAACCCTCCGGTTTCCTCCCGCACCATGGGGAAATCTCGAACGGCCAGCTCTACATCACGTACAACAACGGCATCGGCCCATACGACGGCACGAAGGGTGACGTTTACAAATACAACACCTCCACCGGCGTCTGGACGAACATCAGCCCGATTCCGAGCACGAGCAGCGACAACTACTTCGGCTACGGTGGATTGGCGATCGACCGCAAGAATCCGAATACACTCATGGTCGCGACGCTGAATTCCTGGTGGCCGGATGCCAACATCTACCGCAGCACCGATGGCGGTGCGACGTGGACGAGCATCTGGTCCTGGGTCGGCTATCCGAGCCGCAACTTCCTCTACACCCAAGACATCTCGGCTGCGCCATGGCTTGATTTGGGTGGCAACCCGCAGCCCCCGGAAATCGCGCTCAAGCTCGGATGGATGATGGGTGACTTGGAAATCGACCCGCACAACCCGAACCGGATGATGTACGGGACGGGCGCGACCATCTACGGAACGAACAACTTGCTGGACTGGGGCACGGCCAAGAAGGTCAACATCACCGTCATGGCCAAGGACCTCGAGGAGATGGCCGTCTTCGATTTGGTCAGCCCACCTTCCGGAACGGCCCAGTTGCTCAGCGCGGTCGGCGACGTGTCCGGCTTCAGGCACGAGGATGTCACAAAGGCCCCAGCGAAGATTCTCACGAACCCCAACAGCACGAGCAGCATTGACTTCGCACAATCCAATCCGGGCTTCGTGGCTCGCGTCGGCTATGCCGACAAGGCGGCCAACCCGAATAGCAAATCCGTTGCTCTCTCTTATGACGGAGGCAGCAATTGGTTCAACCCGTCCGGAGAGCCCGCTGGCACGAAGGGCGGCGGTCAGATTGCGGTGGCCGCCAACGGCAGCTCGCTCGTCTGGAGCACCTCCGATATCGGCGTCTTCTACTCCGCGGAGGGCAATTCGTGGACTGCGAGCGCCGGAGTACCAGCAGGTGCGAAGATCGCGTCCGACCGCGTCAACAAGAATACGTTCTATGCGCTTGCGAATGGCAGGTTCTACGTCAGCACGAACGGCGGCGCGTTGTTTACGCCCACTGCGGCCACGGGCCTGCCTGGCTCCGGCAATCTGAAGGCGGTCCCTGGCGTGGAGGGAGATCTCTGGCTCGCAGGTGGCAGCAGCACCACCGTTTACGGCCTGTGGCACTCCACGAACGGTGGCGCTTCGTTCACCGCGCTGTCCAATGTGGAGGAGGCGGACGTCATTGGCTTTGGCAAAGCAGCTCCCGGCCAGACGTATGTGGCGCTCTACGCGTCCGCGAAGATTGACGGCGTGCGCGGCTTCTTCCGGTCTGACAACGCGGGCGGGACCTGGGGTCGAATCAACGACGACTCACATCAATACGGCGTGACGAACAGCGCGATCACGGGCGACCCGCGTGTCTATGGGCGCGTCTACATTGGAACCAACGGACGGGGAATCGTCTACGGAGACCTCAAAGGCGATACAACGAACAACTCGTCCATCACGCCGACAACCGCGACCTTCGACAAGAAGACGGCGAACCAGGCGGACATCACTGTCACGATGACGCTCAACGGCAACAGCCTGTCCGCCATCAAGAACGGTTCGGTATCCCTCGTCTCCGGCGCTGACTACACGGTCTCCGGCACGACGGTGATTCTCAAGAAGAGCTACCTTGCTACCCAGTCAGTCGGTACGACGCACCTGACGTTCGACTTCAGCGCGGGGAGCGATCCGGTGCTGTCTGTCTCGGTTGTCGACACAACGTCGACGCCAGGCGGCGTTCTCAAGGTCCAGATGTACAACGGTCAGACCGCCGCATCCAGCAACAGCATCAACCCTCGGTTCAAGATCGTGAACACGGGCACGAGCGCCCTCAATCTGGCGAACGTGACGGTTCGTTACTACTACACGGCCGATGCCAACAAGGCACAGTCATTCTGGTACGACTGGGCCAGTGTCGGCACCGCCAACGTGAAGGGGAGCTTTGTCACGATGGCGGCGCCGAAGACGGGCGCTGATACGTATCTGGAAATCGGCTTCACCAGTGGTGCGGGCTCCCTCTCGCCGGGTGCATCGGCGGAGCTTCAAATCCGGTTCTCCCGCACGGACTGGAGCAACTACACGCAGACGAACGACTACTCCTTCGACCCGACGGGCACGTCCTACACCGATTGGAACAAGGCCACCGGTTACATCTCCGGCAGCCTGACGTGGGGCATCGAGCCATAACCGGCCGCTCCATTTCGACGGAACAACCACTTCATTGAGGCATGGAATGTTTTATCCGGAGGAAAATATGCGACGAAACACTCTAAGAACCTGCTCCTTGGCGCTGTCTTCTCTATCGTCTCTGCTCTTGGCACTCTGGGGAGGAACCGCAGCCGCGGCAGTTCATGTGGACAACCCGTTTGAAAGTGCAACTGCATACATCAACCCCGACTATGCGGCTCTGGTTGACACCTCAATTGCCAAAACGACCGACAGCACCCTGATCGCGAAGATGCGCACGGTCAAAAAGTATCCGACCGCGGTCTGGCTCGACCGCATCGCGGCGGTTCACGGCGGCAGCGCGAACGGTGGCCGCAAGAGCCTGCGTGATCACCTCGACCTGGTGCTGGCACAAAAAAAGCCAGACCAACCCATCACCGCGACGTTCGTCATCTACGACATGCCAGGCCGCGACTGCGCAGCGCTGGCGTCCAACGGTGAGCTGCCGCTCACCGCGGAGGGCCTGCAACGCTACAAGACGGAGTATATCGATGCCATTGCGACCGTCTTCTCCGATCCGGTGTACCAGGATATCCGAATCGTCGCGGTCATCGAGCCGGACGGCCTGCCGAACCTGGTGACCAACCTGAGCGACCCTGAGTGCGCCCAGGCCAACTCCAGCGGCATCTACGTGGCGGCTGCGCGGTACGCCCTGAACAAACTGCACGCCATCCAGAATGTCTACACCTACCTGGACATTGCCCACTCGGGCTGGCTGGGCTGGGACAACAACCGTCAGGGGATCATCTCGCTCTACACCGACGTCGTGGGCGGGACCACGGCGGGGCTGGCCAGCGCCGATGGCTTCGTGACCAACACGGCCAACTACACGCCCCTCGTCGAGCCGAACCTGGTGGACCCGAACGTCACCGTGGGCGGGCAGCAGCTCAAGTCGGCGAAATACTACGAGTGGAACCCCCACTTCGATGAGAGCGACTTCGCGGCAGCCCTCTACACCGGCTTCACGTCCGCGGGCTGGCCGGCCAGCATCGGCTTCCTCATTGACACCTCGCGCAATGGTTGGGGCGGGTCCTCCCGGCCGACGGGTGCGACTGGCAGCACGGTCGACACGTACGCCGACTCTGGCCGCGTGGACCGGAGGGCTCACCGGGGTCTTTGGTGCAACCACAGCGGTACCGGCATCGGTCAAGCGCCCCAGTCGTCTCCGGCGGGCTATACCGCCTCGCACCTGGATGCTTTCGTCTGGGTCAAGCCGCCGGGCGAGTCGGACGGCGCGAGCGAGGAGATTCCGAACAACGAGGGCAAAGGCGCGGACCCGATGTGCAACCCGGACTACACCACGAAATACAATACGAAGAGCGGTGCACTGCCGAACGCTCCGCTGTCCGGCCACTGGTTCCATAACCAATTCGCGATGCTGGTTCAGAACGCGTATCCCGTCATCCCGCCGACCCAAGGCGACAATGAGCCGCCCTTTTCGCCGACGGGCCTGACGGCCACCCCGGGAAACCAGCAGGTGACGCTCCGCTGGACCGCTTCGCTCAGTGCGACGAGCTATACCGTCAAGCGGGGCACGGCCAGCAATGGACCGTTTGCGACGGTGACCTCCGTGACGGGCACCACCTACGCCCACACCGGACTGACCAATGGGACGACCTATTACTTCGTGGTCAGCGCGTCCAACAGCCACGGCGAGAGCGCGAACACCAGCACGGTCTCGGCAACGCCTGGCAATGAGGTCCTGCCTGCGCCGACCAGCTTGCTCGCAACGGCAACCAGCTCCAGCCAGATCAACCTGAGTTGGACAGGCGCTGCGGGAGCCACCGGCTACAACATCTACCGCTCCACCTCGCCGAACGTGGCGACGACCGCGACGAACAAGGTGGGGAACCGCTCCACCGCGAGCTTCACCGACACGGGCCTGCTGCCCAACACGGCCTACTATTACAAGGTGACGGCCTTCAATGCCTCCCTTGAGTCCGCCGCGTCGAGCGAAGTCTCTGCCACGACGCAGAACATCAGCACCGGAACCCTCTCCGTTCTTTACCGCGATGGGGACAACAACGCCCCGAGCAACAACCAAATCAGGCCCCACCTCCGGGTGAAGAACGGCGGCACCGCATCGGTCAACCTGGCGGACATCAAGGTCAGGTACTACTTCTCGCTGGAGAGCCCGGCCACCCTTCAAGTCACCTGCGATTGGGCGGTCATGGGCTGTGGCAACACGGGCTTCCAATTCGTGCAGTTGGCCTCTCCGCGGCCTGGAGCCAGCCATTATCTGGAGATCAGCTTCCTCAGCGGCACTCTGGCGGCAGGCCAGGACGCGGGTGACATCCAGCTCCGCGTGAACACGTCGAACTGGGCGAACTTCAACGAGGCGGATGACTACTCATTCAAGGTCGGACAGACGGCCTATGGCGAGAACACCCAGATCCCCGTCTACCGGAACGGCACGCTGGCTGGAGGCATCGAGCCGTAGCGTCCTCCAGACCTGTCCTGAGGTCAGTGCTCATCCTTGAGTTCTCCGGGTTCTCCTCGCTCGGAGAACTCAAGCGCCGTGCTTCCAGCGAGATGGGGAGCGCAGCGTCCGCCGAGGGCTTGGTGTAGACTCGGGGGAGATACTTCCATGGCCTCCGCGCACCAGCCCGGCGGAGGCGAGCAGGTTCGTCAGCTGAATTTTCAAGATCGACTGGAGGCGCTCACGGACCTGCTCAGACCCTGGTCTGAGCTCTGGTCCAGTTCCATCCTCCAGAACTGGCCGCAGTCCGGAGCCGCCTATCCCGAGTCCTGGCGGTCTTATGCGGAATCGCTCGATGAAGCAGGCGAGCGAAGGTTGGACCATGGGGAGCTTCTAGGCGCTCCTCCTCCCGCTCTGCATTCGCTCCTGCTTGCGCTTCATGGGCTGACCGAACTGCCTTGGCATGAAGGAGTTCACGGGCTGACGACCGCGGACGGGCAGGGGCTCAGCATCAAGAAGGCCCATGAGGTCGAGCGGGTCCTCGCCCTGCTTGGACCCAGGACGCGGACTATCCGCCAGGCGGCCGACATCGGGGGCGGCATGGGGCATCTGGCTCGGCTCTGTGTGAAAACCTTCGATTGGACCTTTCACAGCATCGATCGGGATGCCGCACTGCAGGAGAAAGGCCGGGACTGGCTGCGAAGAGCCCGGACCCTGCCGCAGGAAAAGCTGAGTTTCCTCCACGCGTCCGTCGAAGACGGGCCGCAGCTCGAGATTGACCCGCTCTTTTCCGGTCATGACCGGGCCTCGATCGGGCTGCACACCTGTGGTCCGCTCGCCCTTACGCAGATTCGCAAGAGCCAGGAGGCAGGCTTCCTGCTGAACTTTGGCTGTTGCTACGACAAGCTGGATGCCGCGAGGGATTACCCCGTCTCCCGCTTCGGGGAGGCCCATCGGCTTCCCTTCACCCGGTACGCCCTGTCCCTGGCGACGCGGGGGCGACACCACAAGACCGGAACGGAGTTCGCGCTCATGAAGCGGGTGTACGCGCAACGGTTCGCGCTCGATCTCCTGCTGAGACGCCAGTGTCCCGAACTCGGATTCGTGCCGGCAGGGGATGCACCCAAGGCGCTCTATGCCGGTAGTTTCGCTGTCTATGCGCGAGATCGCCTGGAGCGCCTGCGACTCGACCCCGGCATGGCCGAGGCCGAGCTGGACTCATTCGAGGTGTCCGTTCGCCCCGAGACGCGGCGCCTCTTTCTCTGTCATCTACTGAGGGATCGCTTCGCGAGGGCTCTGGAGATCGTCCTCTTGCTCGATCGCGCGCTCCTCCTCGAGGAGATGGGCTTTCAAGTGGAACTCCTGCAAGTCTTCGATCCGCGCCTTTCCCCGCGCAATGTTGCGCTCATCGCCTCGAGAGTGGAAGAGCCCGTGGGCCATACTCGGGGCTCATGAGCCCGAATCTCCAGGCCCTGGCCGACCTCCACTCCGGTCGTCTCAGGCCTTCAGTTTGAAGGCCAGTGTTGTCACCCATTCATTCATGTTGGGTACCTCTTTCGGGTTGGACTCGTAAAGCTCCAGCCGACAGGCGAAGTGGTCGCCGTCGGGTTTTTCGACCATGTCGAAATCCTGGTGGGTCAGTTGGGCCCAGCCGATCATCATGCCGGTGACGGTGATGAGCTCATCGGGGTGGCCATGCCAGGTCAGCGACATGAAGCGGCCGGCGGGCAAGGTGCCGGTCTTGAGAGCACCCTCCGTTGGCCCCGTGGTTTCAAGCGCGATGCCGGCCTCTACGTCCAATGTCTCTTCCATATTGATACGGCGATAGTTGTAGAACGGCGCCCCGACGGGCTTCAATCCGTGCTTCTCGATGTGGGCGAAGATCTGCGGAAAGCCTTCAATCGCCGGTCGGTTCATCTGGTTCATCGGCACGGTGAACGTGACGTAGAGATAGGGCAGGGCGGGACGCTCGATGATCTTGGGCAAAGTCAGCATGGATTTCTTTCCTTTCGCTTGTATTTGAGAAGAATGCTTTTTGTGCGGGTTTTACTGGTGGAATGATGTACACCTCCGAATAGACGACAACGGAGGAATGAGAGCATGTTCATCAATGGGCGTTTGCGTCCCTCTGCCCTGCTGCTCGTGATGGGTATTGTTGGGACCGGGTGTCTTCAGGACGGAGCGTGGACAGAGGCCGAGGAGGCCTCCGAGCTGGCGGGTGGCGGTGGGCCCAGTAGCGGCGAGGTCGTCCAGGCGAATGCCCAGAAGGTGCTCGCATGTGATCCCGGCACCACGACGACGACCTGGGCGACGAACTGTCCGACGTCTCCTCCGGCCTGTACCACGGGTACCTGGACGGCGGGTGGTCCGGACCCGGATCACACCCAGTTCACGTTGATCAAGCAGTCCGAGCACTTCGCCATCTATTCGGACGAGACCATCGCCGATGCCACCGCGCAGGGCGCGCTCGACACGCTCGAGAACACCATCTGGAAGTTCTATTTCGGCTCGCCGATCTTCTTCAAGGAGCCGCTCTGCAACCTGACGAACAAGACCAAGGTGAGCGTCCACGTCCATTCCGGCTGGGGTCTGTCCGGTGGCGCGTGGACCTCGACGCGCATGGGCATGTGGATCGGCCCGGGCGCGCTCAACGACCACTGGGGGCTCGGTCACGAGTTCATGCACTCCGTGCAGAGCGTGAGCGGCGGCCTGTCCTGCAACCGCACGAACACCTGCGGCTGGATCTACGAGAGCCACGCCAACTTCATGCCACACCAACTCCCCGAGTACCGCAACCAGGTGCACTGCTCGGAGATGTCCGTGAACGCGCCGCACGTCTACCTGGGCTCGACGCGTGATCGCTACTGCAACTGGCAGTTCATGGAGTTCCTCAAAGACAAATACTGCTACAGCGCCGTCAACGAGATCTGGACGAGCAGCCCGGGCAGCGATCCCTTCTCGCAGATCATGAAGACGCGGGGCTGGAACATCAGCCAGATGAATGACTTCTTCGGCGAGTGGGCGATGCACAACGTGACCTGGGACTACAAGGATCCGCCCCCCACCGCAGGCGGCAACCAGGGTCCGACCTACCGCTCCCGGTATGGTTCGATCACAGCCAAGTCGCGGCCCGAGCAGCGCCTGCGCCTGACCCAACTCGATCCGCTGGACGGGGATTATGCGACTCATCGTCGCTTCGTGACGCCGAGCGCGTGGGCGCCGCAGCGCTGGGGCTACAACATCGTGCGACTCTACCCGGAGGCAGGCGCCACGAGCGTGACCGTCACCTTCCGGGGCGTGACGCAGGGAGGCGCGGACTCCGATTGGCGCTGGGGCCTCGTCGCCACGGACAGCGCCATCACCACGCCGCGCTACAGCACCTTGCAGCGGGGCTCGGACGCCTCGCTCGAGTTCTGCATCAATCCCGGTGAGTCGCTCTTCCTGGTCGTGGTCGGCACGCCCGCGGTGCAGAAGCAGATCGTCTGGGATCAGATGTACAACACCATTCACCGCTACCCCTGGATGGTGCAACTCGCCAATGCCTGGCCCGAGGGCTTCCGCAATGGCGCCCAGGACGCCTGTCCTTCGGGAACGCGCCGTCACTCGAACGGCGGCGGCTGTGTCGTCAACAGCGTTCCGGCGAGCGTGTACGTTGGCCCC encodes the following:
- a CDS encoding methyltransferase, whose protein sequence is MNFQDRLEALTDLLRPWSELWSSSILQNWPQSGAAYPESWRSYAESLDEAGERRLDHGELLGAPPPALHSLLLALHGLTELPWHEGVHGLTTADGQGLSIKKAHEVERVLALLGPRTRTIRQAADIGGGMGHLARLCVKTFDWTFHSIDRDAALQEKGRDWLRRARTLPQEKLSFLHASVEDGPQLEIDPLFSGHDRASIGLHTCGPLALTQIRKSQEAGFLLNFGCCYDKLDAARDYPVSRFGEAHRLPFTRYALSLATRGRHHKTGTEFALMKRVYAQRFALDLLLRRQCPELGFVPAGDAPKALYAGSFAVYARDRLERLRLDPGMAEAELDSFEVSVRPETRRLFLCHLLRDRFARALEIVLLLDRALLLEEMGFQVELLQVFDPRLSPRNVALIASRVEEPVGHTRGS
- a CDS encoding GyrI-like domain-containing protein; translated protein: MLTLPKIIERPALPYLYVTFTVPMNQMNRPAIEGFPQIFAHIEKHGLKPVGAPFYNYRRINMEETLDVEAGIALETTGPTEGALKTGTLPAGRFMSLTWHGHPDELITVTGMMIGWAQLTHQDFDMVEKPDGDHFACRLELYESNPKEVPNMNEWVTTLAFKLKA
- a CDS encoding DUF6055 domain-containing protein codes for the protein MFINGRLRPSALLLVMGIVGTGCLQDGAWTEAEEASELAGGGGPSSGEVVQANAQKVLACDPGTTTTTWATNCPTSPPACTTGTWTAGGPDPDHTQFTLIKQSEHFAIYSDETIADATAQGALDTLENTIWKFYFGSPIFFKEPLCNLTNKTKVSVHVHSGWGLSGGAWTSTRMGMWIGPGALNDHWGLGHEFMHSVQSVSGGLSCNRTNTCGWIYESHANFMPHQLPEYRNQVHCSEMSVNAPHVYLGSTRDRYCNWQFMEFLKDKYCYSAVNEIWTSSPGSDPFSQIMKTRGWNISQMNDFFGEWAMHNVTWDYKDPPPTAGGNQGPTYRSRYGSITAKSRPEQRLRLTQLDPLDGDYATHRRFVTPSAWAPQRWGYNIVRLYPEAGATSVTVTFRGVTQGGADSDWRWGLVATDSAITTPRYSTLQRGSDASLEFCINPGESLFLVVVGTPAVQKQIVWDQMYNTIHRYPWMVQLANAWPEGFRNGAQDACPSGTRRHSNGGGCVVNSVPASVYVGPYAQVLGGNVSGSARIEDHAIVLSGTVSGGTVTGLSVLTNGFSVSGSARAASTFYPLGFYEGQQSISGTAQLIGDIEYRGVGTNKSSGTYFGFVEPITPAASNTADVTVAPPYAWRP